A genomic segment from Neobacillus sp. YX16 encodes:
- a CDS encoding ABC transporter permease, translating into MRRIGVIAWLHLKELFKSPGALVMMFILPGLFGWIFGGIAIESGETKPVIDVVINEEEHSAEIFTLLKKNEHYKWNKATLQEAKEHVEGQDTLAAIVIPTNIQQKVMGKQPLFDVILRNKTEDYLALEPHLQGTANVIIRVLQIEEESDSAALPDLLEAVATSKGVAIEKQTIQRDDNSSVEINLMFVGFAIMFMMFGLSGAASTILDERIGGTWGRLMVTPASKLQISIGYLIAYFLMGWIQFAVLMVAMNLLFGTTWGNLTYMIPFASLVILCVVGFGLMIAGIVKTKQQAGAIGAVLIVSTCMLGGVYWSIDLVPEYMQKISLAVPQSWAMSGFKEIISGSLHPTTLIRDTLALLAFTAGFFLIAIRGITYK; encoded by the coding sequence ATGCGTAGGATTGGGGTAATAGCATGGCTTCATTTAAAGGAACTTTTTAAATCACCGGGAGCCTTGGTTATGATGTTTATTTTGCCGGGCTTATTTGGCTGGATTTTTGGTGGAATTGCTATAGAGTCGGGAGAAACAAAACCAGTAATAGATGTTGTAATAAATGAAGAAGAACATAGCGCTGAAATCTTCACTCTTTTGAAGAAAAATGAACACTACAAGTGGAATAAAGCAACATTGCAGGAAGCAAAGGAACATGTGGAAGGGCAGGATACATTAGCTGCCATAGTCATTCCAACTAACATCCAACAAAAAGTTATGGGAAAACAACCATTGTTTGATGTGATTCTTCGCAATAAGACAGAAGATTACCTTGCTTTAGAGCCGCATTTGCAAGGAACAGCAAACGTAATTATTCGCGTCCTTCAGATTGAGGAGGAAAGCGATTCTGCCGCTCTGCCGGATTTACTGGAAGCAGTCGCAACAAGTAAAGGAGTTGCCATCGAAAAACAAACGATTCAAAGGGATGATAACAGCTCAGTGGAAATAAATTTAATGTTTGTTGGTTTTGCTATCATGTTTATGATGTTTGGTCTTTCGGGCGCTGCATCTACTATTCTAGATGAAAGAATCGGTGGTACATGGGGTCGACTCATGGTTACCCCAGCTAGTAAGCTGCAGATTAGTATAGGATATTTAATTGCCTATTTTCTAATGGGTTGGATTCAGTTCGCAGTATTAATGGTTGCCATGAACCTTTTGTTCGGCACCACCTGGGGGAACTTAACCTATATGATCCCTTTTGCTTCTTTAGTCATATTATGTGTGGTTGGTTTTGGTCTTATGATTGCTGGAATAGTAAAAACGAAACAGCAAGCTGGTGCAATTGGGGCAGTGTTAATCGTGAGTACGTGTATGCTCGGCGGTGTGTATTGGTCTATTGACCTTGTTCCAGAATACATGCAAAAGATTTCTTTAGCTGTACCCCAAAGCTGGGCGATGTCTGGCTTTAAAGAAATTATCAGTGGCAGCCTTCATCCCACTACGCTCATAAGGGATACACTAGCATTGCTTGCATTTACGGCGGGTTTCTTTTTAATAGCGATAAGAGGAATTACGTATAAATAA
- a CDS encoding PRD domain-containing protein yields MVKLLIDKVLNNNVLIAEHPSYEEVVLIGKGIGFNRKHGDFIETDSVEKLFVLKNEKEQQNYIKLLPFIENELLEVIISAIGLIKHRTNTLLDEHIHVALTDHLMFAISRVRKGIEISNPFLVETKTLYRHEYEIATEVVQLINEKTGTNLPIGEIGFIALHIHSAMTKKNLSDVNQHSQLVSRLVKMVEEQFEIDIDKESIDYMRLVRHLRFTIERVIKGEKVEEPEKINSLLKQEYPVCYNLSWKLIKVMQQTMKLKVFDAEAVYLTMHLQRIQKKFK; encoded by the coding sequence ATGGTAAAGCTGTTGATTGATAAGGTGTTAAATAACAATGTTTTAATAGCTGAACACCCTTCCTACGAAGAAGTTGTTTTAATTGGAAAAGGAATCGGTTTCAATCGGAAACATGGAGACTTTATTGAAACGGATTCAGTTGAAAAACTATTTGTGCTAAAAAATGAAAAGGAACAGCAAAATTATATTAAATTGCTTCCTTTTATTGAGAATGAATTGCTAGAAGTAATTATATCTGCTATTGGTCTGATCAAACATAGAACCAATACGCTTCTAGATGAGCATATTCATGTAGCGTTAACAGACCATTTAATGTTTGCGATTTCTCGTGTAAGAAAAGGAATAGAAATAAGTAATCCATTCTTGGTTGAAACAAAAACACTTTATCGGCATGAATATGAAATCGCCACAGAGGTTGTCCAGCTAATCAATGAAAAGACAGGAACTAACCTGCCTATTGGCGAAATTGGTTTTATTGCCCTCCATATTCATAGTGCGATGACCAAAAAGAACCTTTCTGACGTAAATCAACATTCCCAGTTAGTCAGCAGACTGGTCAAGATGGTTGAAGAGCAGTTTGAAATTGATATTGATAAAGAAAGCATTGATTATATGAGGCTTGTGCGTCACCTTCGATTCACGATTGAGAGAGTCATTAAAGGAGAAAAAGTAGAGGAACCAGAAAAAATAAATTCCCTATTGAAACAAGAATATCCTGTATGCTATAATCTCTCATGGAAGCTCATTAAAGTGATGCAACAAACAATGAAATTGAAAGTATTTGATGCAGAAGCGGTGTATTTAACCATGCATTTGCAAAGAATACAGAAAAAATTTAAATAG
- the ptsG gene encoding glucose-specific PTS transporter subunit IIBC, producing MFKKAFGVLQKVGKALMLPVALLPAAGILLALGAALRNPALLELAPFLDNSTVDLIAAVMQKAGDIIFGNLPLLFAVGVAVGLAGGEGTAGLAAIIGYLIMNVTMGTVLGITPEDVNGLNYASVLGIPTLQTGVFGGIIVGILASAMYNKFYEIELPSYLGFFAGKRFVPIITAASALILGLLMIFIWPPIQNGLNAFSQNMVHANLTISAFIFGVIERALIPFGLHHIFYSPFWYEFGEYATKAGEVVRGDQRIFMAQITDNVQNLTAGTFMTGKFPFMMFGLPAAALAIYHEAKPEKKVFVGGLMASAALTSFLTGITEPIEFSFLFVAPILFGIHAIFAGFSFMIMHMLDVKIGMTFSGGLIDYILFGLINPQTNAWIVIPVGLVFAVVYYFGFRFAIRTFNLKTPGRELEEEENQAPTGKAGSGDLASNILDAMGGKGNIAHLDACITRLRVSVNDIKDVDKAQLKKLGAAGVLEVGNNIQAIFGPRSETIKGQMKDIMDGKKPRTTVKAPEKGVEQQIEEINPEALQNARSTEDEGFMSPLKGELKPITEVPDQVFAGKMMGDGFAIVPVEGTIVSPVNGKIVNLFPTKHAIGILSDTGREILIHVGIDTVNLKGQGFETLVAENDIVEQGQPLLKVDLDYIKEHATSTITPIVFTNLAEGEKVVIEKPGQVDLKQTGIIKITK from the coding sequence ATGTTTAAAAAAGCTTTCGGCGTCTTGCAAAAAGTCGGTAAAGCGTTAATGCTACCGGTCGCTCTTTTGCCTGCTGCGGGTATCTTACTTGCTTTGGGAGCAGCACTTAGAAACCCAGCACTACTAGAATTAGCTCCATTCTTAGATAACAGTACAGTTGATTTGATTGCGGCTGTTATGCAAAAAGCTGGAGATATCATCTTTGGGAACCTCCCGCTCTTGTTTGCAGTTGGGGTTGCTGTTGGTTTGGCTGGAGGAGAAGGAACAGCTGGCTTAGCAGCAATTATTGGTTACTTGATAATGAATGTAACGATGGGCACGGTCCTTGGGATTACACCAGAAGATGTGAATGGACTAAACTATGCAAGCGTATTAGGAATTCCAACACTTCAAACAGGCGTGTTTGGAGGGATCATTGTCGGTATACTTGCTTCGGCAATGTACAACAAGTTTTATGAAATTGAATTACCATCTTATTTAGGATTCTTTGCAGGAAAGCGTTTTGTACCAATTATTACGGCAGCTAGTGCACTAATTTTAGGATTGTTGATGATTTTCATTTGGCCGCCAATTCAAAATGGGCTAAATGCATTTTCTCAGAACATGGTACATGCAAACTTAACGATTTCTGCTTTTATTTTCGGAGTAATCGAACGAGCATTAATTCCATTTGGTTTACACCATATTTTCTATTCTCCTTTCTGGTATGAATTTGGAGAATACGCTACAAAAGCAGGAGAAGTAGTTCGTGGAGATCAGCGTATCTTTATGGCGCAAATTACAGATAATGTTCAAAATTTAACGGCTGGAACATTTATGACAGGTAAGTTCCCGTTCATGATGTTTGGACTTCCAGCAGCAGCTTTAGCGATTTATCACGAAGCTAAGCCTGAAAAGAAAGTTTTCGTCGGAGGATTAATGGCATCTGCTGCTCTAACGTCGTTCTTAACAGGTATTACAGAACCAATTGAATTCTCATTCTTATTCGTTGCACCAATATTATTTGGTATCCATGCAATATTTGCTGGATTCTCGTTTATGATTATGCACATGTTAGACGTGAAAATCGGGATGACTTTCTCTGGTGGATTAATTGACTATATCCTATTCGGGCTAATTAACCCACAAACGAATGCTTGGATTGTTATTCCTGTAGGTCTGGTATTTGCGGTTGTATATTACTTTGGTTTCCGTTTTGCGATTCGTACCTTTAATTTAAAAACTCCAGGTCGTGAACTAGAGGAAGAAGAAAATCAAGCTCCAACTGGTAAAGCAGGATCAGGTGATTTGGCTTCAAATATTTTGGATGCAATGGGCGGCAAAGGAAATATTGCTCATTTAGATGCATGTATTACCCGCCTTCGTGTTTCTGTTAATGATATTAAAGATGTTGATAAAGCCCAACTGAAAAAGCTAGGCGCAGCGGGTGTGCTTGAAGTAGGAAACAACATCCAAGCGATCTTTGGACCGCGTTCAGAAACCATTAAAGGACAAATGAAAGATATTATGGATGGTAAAAAACCTCGTACCACAGTGAAGGCGCCAGAAAAAGGCGTGGAACAGCAAATCGAGGAAATTAATCCAGAAGCACTTCAAAATGCACGCAGTACAGAAGATGAAGGATTTATGTCACCGCTGAAAGGTGAACTAAAACCAATCACAGAAGTTCCTGACCAAGTGTTTGCTGGAAAAATGATGGGTGATGGTTTTGCCATTGTCCCAGTAGAGGGTACAATTGTATCCCCTGTAAACGGGAAAATCGTTAACCTGTTCCCAACCAAGCACGCAATTGGAATTCTCTCTGATACAGGACGCGAAATTCTAATCCATGTTGGAATTGATACCGTAAACCTAAAAGGTCAAGGGTTTGAAACCTTAGTAGCGGAGAATGACATTGTAGAACAAGGTCAGCCGTTACTAAAAGTTGATCTAGATTATATTAAAGAACATGCTACATCAACCATTACACCGATTGTCTTCACGAACTTAGCAGAAGGTGAAAAGGTAGTGATTGAAAAGCCAGGTCAAGTTGATCTGAAACAAACAGGAATTATAAAAATTACGAAATAA
- a CDS encoding fumarylacetoacetate hydrolase family protein has protein sequence MKLVTIKKEGKHVLGVKMENGLIDLEEALRENPNNQVHTNIMEVIAGGNDALSVIKDYIANLPTNNKPNYIRDEEEVEWGPCVTQPNKIICVGLNYRKHADETKSPYPEVPILFSKFNNTLTGHKCEIAVPKVTQRLDYEVELGIVIGREAKYVGKEKALDHVFGYCTANDLSARDLQKKTHQWLLGKTCDDFSPIGPYLVTADEVSNPNNLQLKTYVNGEKRQDSNTSDMIFYVDEIVSYISQHMTLTPGDVILTGTPEGVIIGYPLEKRVYLKPGDVVTVEVEKLGTLTNKLIEE, from the coding sequence ATGAAACTAGTAACCATAAAAAAAGAAGGCAAGCATGTGTTAGGTGTTAAAATGGAGAATGGCCTAATTGACCTTGAAGAGGCATTAAGAGAAAATCCTAATAATCAAGTACATACAAATATTATGGAGGTAATCGCGGGCGGAAATGATGCTCTTTCTGTAATCAAGGACTATATTGCGAATTTACCGACCAATAATAAACCAAATTATATAAGAGATGAAGAAGAAGTTGAGTGGGGACCGTGTGTTACACAACCGAACAAAATTATTTGTGTAGGATTAAATTATCGGAAACATGCCGATGAAACAAAGTCTCCCTATCCGGAAGTACCTATATTATTTAGCAAATTTAATAATACATTAACAGGACATAAATGTGAGATAGCTGTGCCAAAAGTGACCCAAAGGCTGGATTACGAAGTTGAATTAGGGATAGTAATTGGCAGGGAAGCGAAGTATGTAGGTAAGGAAAAGGCATTAGATCACGTATTTGGCTATTGTACCGCTAATGACTTATCAGCACGTGACCTCCAGAAAAAGACACATCAATGGTTACTTGGAAAAACATGTGATGATTTCAGTCCTATAGGTCCTTATCTTGTTACAGCAGATGAAGTGTCTAATCCTAACAATTTACAATTAAAAACATATGTGAATGGAGAAAAACGACAGGATTCCAACACCTCAGATATGATTTTTTATGTAGATGAAATTGTCAGCTATATTTCGCAGCACATGACGCTTACACCTGGTGATGTCATTCTTACTGGAACTCCTGAGGGTGTAATCATTGGCTACCCACTGGAAAAACGAGTTTACTTGAAGCCCGGTGATGTAGTAACCGTTGAAGTTGAAAAATTAGGTACCCTAACCAATAAGTTAATTGAAGAATAA
- a CDS encoding response regulator transcription factor, with amino-acid sequence MFKIFIVEDDKQLVTLLDEHLHKFGFDRQTVNQFDSVLEQFERYSPHLVLLDVNLPKFDGYYWCRQIRKVSTCPIIFISAREGKMDQVMALENGADDYITKPFDYDIAVAKINSQLRRAYGEFANSQGDRLIDVEGLRLDIERLTLSYQNQKIEISHTEGKILEELMRRSERVVSRDRLLEKIWDDQVFVDDNTLNVYITRVRKKLIELNIEDALQTIRGQGYRLLPNWGTHS; translated from the coding sequence ATGTTCAAAATTTTTATTGTTGAAGATGATAAACAACTTGTAACGCTGCTTGATGAACATTTACATAAGTTTGGCTTTGATAGACAGACAGTTAATCAGTTTGATTCGGTTTTGGAACAATTTGAAAGGTATTCCCCGCACCTTGTTCTACTTGATGTTAATTTACCTAAATTTGATGGCTATTATTGGTGCCGTCAAATTCGCAAGGTTTCCACCTGTCCGATTATTTTTATTTCTGCGCGAGAAGGAAAGATGGACCAGGTGATGGCTCTTGAAAATGGTGCCGATGATTATATTACAAAGCCATTTGATTACGATATAGCGGTTGCCAAAATCAATAGCCAGCTTCGTCGTGCATACGGAGAGTTTGCTAATTCTCAAGGTGATCGGTTAATCGATGTAGAGGGACTAAGACTAGATATAGAAAGATTAACTTTGAGCTATCAAAATCAAAAGATAGAAATCAGCCATACAGAGGGCAAGATACTAGAAGAATTAATGAGGAGGTCCGAAAGAGTCGTAAGTCGTGACCGTTTGCTTGAAAAAATATGGGATGACCAAGTTTTTGTTGATGACAATACGTTAAATGTATACATTACACGCGTACGAAAAAAGTTAATAGAATTGAATATTGAGGACGCTTTGCAAACGATTCGTGGACAAGGATATCGTCTTTTACCTAATTGGGGGACACACTCTTGA
- a CDS encoding sensor histidine kinase translates to MKLFLKEQIPLIIIYITQLVLILFVFWLDGYRNFSISLYAGILSGCLFIGYLIYRYLTHRNFYKRLEEPHTSLDEILEAGSRAPLPASLHLLLKSQYRQYQNGLHHYQHKLKNHIQFINQWVHQMKTPLSVIHLMIQDEDEPRFTAIGDELDRLKKGLDMVLYTARLDEFEHDFYVEMLPLEKIVRSVTSDQKRLFIRNRVFPSVEVDKSLMIASDEKWLSFAITQILTNGVRYTTGDHRKIFLKGFKRSPNVVLEIEDEGVGIPKSDLPRVFDPYFTGENGRNFQESTGMGLFLVKQICGNLGHQVEIESTVNKGTTIRIIF, encoded by the coding sequence TTGAAGCTTTTCTTAAAGGAACAAATTCCGCTTATTATTATCTATATAACTCAATTAGTTCTTATCTTATTTGTATTTTGGCTGGATGGGTACCGGAATTTTTCCATTAGCTTGTATGCAGGAATCCTCAGCGGCTGTTTGTTTATCGGTTACCTGATCTATCGGTATCTAACCCATCGAAACTTTTACAAGCGTTTGGAAGAACCGCACACCTCTTTGGATGAAATTCTCGAGGCTGGTTCTAGGGCTCCATTACCGGCAAGTCTACATCTGTTATTAAAAAGCCAATATCGTCAGTACCAAAATGGTTTACATCATTATCAGCATAAATTAAAGAATCATATTCAGTTTATAAACCAATGGGTGCATCAAATGAAAACTCCCTTATCTGTTATTCATTTGATGATTCAGGATGAAGATGAACCTCGTTTCACGGCAATAGGTGATGAACTTGACCGTCTGAAAAAAGGGCTGGATATGGTGTTATATACAGCCCGCCTAGATGAATTTGAACATGACTTCTATGTAGAAATGCTTCCGTTAGAAAAGATCGTACGCTCGGTTACCTCCGATCAAAAACGATTATTTATTCGAAATCGTGTTTTCCCTTCCGTAGAGGTGGATAAAAGTTTGATGATTGCCTCCGATGAAAAGTGGCTGAGTTTTGCCATCACACAGATTTTGACGAATGGTGTTCGGTATACTACTGGAGACCATCGGAAAATTTTCCTTAAAGGCTTTAAACGGAGTCCGAACGTGGTATTAGAAATAGAAGATGAAGGAGTCGGAATTCCTAAGAGTGACCTCCCAAGAGTCTTTGACCCTTATTTTACAGGTGAAAATGGACGGAATTTTCAAGAGTCTACCGGAATGGGGCTCTTTTTAGTTAAGCAGATATGCGGTAACCTAGGACATCAAGTAGAGATAGAGTCCACAGTCAATAAAGGGACTACTATCCGAATTATTTTTTAA
- a CDS encoding ABC transporter ATP-binding protein yields the protein MSILTVKELAKIYEGKVAHKALDNINFSIEKGEFVGIMGPSGSGKTTLLNLISTIDQPSSGEVLINGKNPHQLKRKETALFRRHELGFVFQHFNLLDTLTVEENIVLPLTLDGVKVSEMDKKLNYVAQKLGIDSILKKRIYEISGGQMQRTAIARAIIHQPSLILADEPTGNLDSKSAKDVMETISTINKEDKATALMVTHDAVAASYCHRVIFIKDGQLYNEIYRGDNRQAFFQKIIDMLALLGGNSHDLSTVRL from the coding sequence TTGTCTATCTTAACTGTAAAAGAATTAGCAAAGATATATGAGGGAAAAGTGGCGCATAAAGCCTTAGATAATATAAATTTTTCAATCGAAAAAGGTGAATTTGTCGGGATTATGGGTCCGTCAGGGAGCGGAAAAACCACCCTGTTAAATTTAATCTCAACCATTGATCAGCCTAGTTCTGGTGAGGTATTAATCAATGGTAAAAATCCACATCAATTAAAAAGAAAGGAAACAGCTCTTTTCCGCAGACATGAACTTGGGTTTGTCTTCCAACATTTTAATTTACTTGATACGTTAACTGTAGAGGAAAATATTGTCCTGCCACTAACGCTAGATGGAGTGAAGGTCAGTGAGATGGATAAAAAGCTTAATTATGTTGCACAAAAACTCGGAATTGATTCGATCTTAAAGAAACGCATATACGAAATTTCTGGAGGGCAAATGCAAAGAACGGCAATCGCTCGGGCGATTATTCACCAGCCTTCGCTTATCTTAGCTGATGAACCAACTGGTAACTTAGATTCAAAATCTGCTAAGGATGTCATGGAAACCATTTCGACGATAAATAAAGAGGATAAGGCAACTGCCTTAATGGTAACCCACGATGCCGTTGCGGCGAGCTATTGTCACCGTGTTATCTTCATAAAAGATGGACAACTATATAATGAGATTTACCGGGGAGACAATCGCCAGGCATTTTTTCAAAAAATCATCGATATGCTGGCGCTGTTAGGGGGTAATAGTCATGACCTTTCAACAGTTCGCCTTTAG